In Microvenator marinus, one genomic interval encodes:
- the csb2 gene encoding type I-G CRISPR-associated protein Csb2, protein MIQMDIKFLAGKVHATPWDHHVNEGVVEWPLSPWRILRALIATWHIKAQEIPREAVQELIEAMCGVDPQFAMPKQIGSGHTRHYMPTRTSTTKVFDTFLIVSAEDRLGVRWPVDLSPELHDVLETLVARIGYLGRAEAWASVELSKREWDESEAICSTKRTEEGELVRLLNAYPPSQYEAWREGMMQGWSHHALVAAAEKKGKPLDEVKLSAKEKAKIEERLPESLFDALQLDTADIQKDGWSLPPGARWVEYYRPHAEPPDLTRISYDTGGQLPQVATFALYSNVLPLFTDAFHVASIMHRALVSRDPSNPLFSGRGADGEPLKGHEHVFIFPEHESGKKHISKISLYLESGFDNDAVKALLTLTKLYSQEGEFQEQKLVLLELSEAKSAQCKAVGSSKVWESYTPFVATRHPKIRRNGTAKYENGLVVGSSEHDLRRLLAEGGYPGPINVTVVDSTTLAKEERWLKFRTHRKSRRGARGPHLPTGYRIEFAEVQAGPIALGYGAHFGLGMFVPVEISGIS, encoded by the coding sequence ATGATTCAAATGGACATCAAATTCTTGGCTGGAAAGGTACACGCGACGCCATGGGATCACCATGTGAACGAGGGCGTCGTAGAATGGCCGCTCTCGCCCTGGCGTATTCTGCGCGCATTGATTGCTACGTGGCACATAAAAGCTCAGGAGATACCGCGTGAGGCGGTGCAAGAGTTGATTGAGGCGATGTGTGGTGTGGACCCTCAGTTTGCGATGCCAAAGCAGATTGGCTCTGGCCATACGCGTCACTATATGCCGACTCGAACGTCCACTACCAAGGTGTTCGACACGTTCTTGATCGTTTCGGCCGAGGATCGTTTAGGGGTGCGTTGGCCAGTGGACCTGAGTCCCGAGCTTCACGATGTGCTGGAAACACTAGTTGCCCGCATTGGCTATCTAGGGCGTGCTGAGGCTTGGGCGAGTGTCGAGCTTAGTAAGCGCGAATGGGACGAGTCCGAAGCCATCTGTTCAACCAAACGAACCGAAGAAGGGGAGCTGGTGCGTCTGCTCAACGCCTATCCACCAAGTCAATACGAGGCTTGGAGGGAAGGCATGATGCAGGGTTGGTCACACCACGCGTTGGTGGCCGCTGCCGAGAAGAAGGGAAAACCTCTCGACGAAGTTAAACTCTCGGCCAAAGAGAAAGCCAAGATTGAAGAGCGGCTGCCCGAATCCCTCTTTGATGCTCTGCAACTTGATACTGCTGACATCCAAAAGGATGGTTGGAGTTTGCCACCAGGAGCCCGGTGGGTGGAGTACTACCGACCACATGCGGAACCACCGGATCTGACGAGAATCTCCTATGATACCGGAGGTCAACTTCCTCAGGTTGCCACCTTCGCCCTCTATTCCAATGTGTTGCCGCTCTTTACGGACGCGTTTCACGTCGCTTCTATTATGCATCGCGCACTTGTATCCAGGGATCCTTCAAACCCGTTATTCTCGGGTCGCGGTGCGGACGGTGAGCCATTGAAAGGGCATGAGCACGTATTTATCTTTCCAGAACACGAAAGTGGAAAGAAGCACATCTCCAAGATCTCGCTCTATCTCGAGAGTGGATTTGACAACGATGCTGTGAAAGCTCTGCTCACCTTGACCAAGCTCTATAGCCAGGAAGGCGAATTCCAAGAACAGAAACTCGTTCTCCTTGAGTTAAGTGAAGCAAAGAGCGCCCAATGCAAAGCGGTGGGCAGTAGCAAAGTTTGGGAATCGTACACCCCGTTTGTAGCTACTAGGCACCCCAAGATTCGGCGAAATGGTACTGCAAAGTACGAGAACGGCCTCGTCGTTGGAAGTTCGGAGCATGACTTACGTCGCCTGCTTGCAGAAGGCGGCTATCCTGGTCCGATTAACGTCACAGTGGTTGACTCGACGACGCTGGCTAAGGAAGAGCGGTGGTTGAAGTTTCGGACACACCGGAAAAGCAGACGGGGTGCGCGTGGGCCACATTTACCCACAGGCTACCGAATCGAGTTTGCTGAAGTCCAAGCTGGGCCGATCGCCCTTGGATACGGTGCCCACTTCGGATTGGGGATGTTCGTGCCAGTAGAAATCTCTGGAATAAGTTAA
- the cas3g gene encoding type I-G CRISPR-associated helicase/endonuclease Cas3g, with the protein MNYSAFFEAATRFPPYPYQEKLAEGPWPDRLKIPTGLGKTGAVALAWAYRHLEGSPDAHTRLVWCLPMKVLVEQTADVIEGWLASLEPTFSSAGKTLPRVQRLLGGHVDADWTNTPEVPTVIVGTQDMLLSRALMRGYGMKRYAWPMHYAWLHNDALWVFDETQLMGVGVETSAQLAGLRKKLGSFRPTHSLWMSATLGDQQLDTVDHPLEKLGPPLSLGEKDFQHDAVVKRTRSKKSATKAEATVAKDVDISELVSNVLKEHQEGSLSLVILNRVSRAQEVFEGLLNAGRTLENTALLHSRFRRGDRAKHMEMLKAEGDRIIVSTQVIEAGVDISSKTMFTELAPWSSLVQRFGRCSRGGEFHDARVFWVNIEPKDEKDDLCLPYTLKELDESRAILSSLGDVGPESLSSVNWQPTPVVRPVLRRRDLLELFDTSADLSGDDLDVSRYVRDSSSPDVFVYWRSWEGEKPSEKDKELQSPHEEELCRISISQAVKFLKDTAYSFNHLTERWELCGKSVVPGKTYLVPASAGGYTPELGFTGKKLKKGEEVEVFKTSEVEPESMDSDPRSFKKSWISLADHTEHVVTECKALLVSLGIDGQTSELMLRAARWHDAGKAHEVFQHVLAADKAPNPGTWAKSALEGNKPTRKFFRHELASMLIYKQYFPEDDLGAFIILAHHGKVRLSLRALPDENRPGAADTVFARGVWHGDVVRAAELGGGTRFDDTDLDLSFVRLGPNSWAERMLRLRDSPDMGPFRMGYLEAILRSADQRASAKEAGNV; encoded by the coding sequence GTGAACTATTCTGCTTTTTTTGAAGCAGCTACTCGCTTTCCGCCATATCCTTATCAGGAGAAACTGGCGGAGGGCCCGTGGCCGGATCGATTAAAAATTCCTACTGGGCTTGGTAAGACTGGAGCGGTCGCATTGGCATGGGCCTACCGGCATCTGGAAGGCTCTCCCGATGCACATACGCGCCTAGTTTGGTGCTTACCAATGAAAGTCTTAGTCGAGCAAACCGCGGATGTAATCGAGGGTTGGCTGGCTAGTTTGGAGCCAACGTTTTCATCTGCAGGCAAGACCTTGCCTCGAGTTCAGAGATTGCTTGGGGGGCATGTTGACGCCGATTGGACCAACACCCCAGAGGTTCCTACTGTGATCGTCGGCACTCAAGACATGTTGCTCTCGCGTGCGTTGATGCGCGGATACGGTATGAAGCGTTACGCTTGGCCTATGCATTACGCCTGGCTTCATAACGATGCGCTCTGGGTGTTCGATGAGACACAGCTTATGGGAGTCGGTGTTGAGACCAGTGCCCAGCTAGCTGGACTCCGCAAGAAGCTTGGGAGTTTTCGGCCGACCCATTCATTGTGGATGAGTGCTACTTTGGGGGATCAGCAACTCGACACGGTCGATCACCCGTTGGAGAAGTTAGGGCCTCCGCTATCCTTGGGGGAGAAGGACTTTCAGCATGACGCAGTGGTAAAGAGAACCCGGTCCAAGAAGTCAGCTACCAAAGCAGAAGCCACCGTAGCCAAAGACGTGGATATCAGCGAACTCGTCTCGAACGTCCTCAAGGAGCATCAAGAGGGAAGTCTTTCTCTCGTGATTCTAAATCGGGTTTCTCGTGCGCAAGAGGTTTTTGAGGGGCTTCTGAACGCTGGAAGAACGCTAGAAAATACCGCTCTCTTGCATTCGCGGTTTAGACGAGGTGATCGCGCCAAACACATGGAAATGTTGAAGGCGGAAGGGGATCGAATCATTGTGTCGACCCAAGTGATCGAAGCTGGAGTAGATATCAGCTCAAAGACCATGTTTACGGAGTTGGCGCCCTGGTCCTCGCTAGTTCAGCGATTCGGCCGTTGCAGCCGTGGCGGCGAGTTCCACGATGCGCGGGTCTTTTGGGTAAACATTGAACCCAAGGATGAAAAGGATGACTTATGTCTGCCCTATACCCTGAAGGAGCTTGATGAGTCGCGAGCGATCCTGAGTTCACTTGGCGATGTGGGGCCTGAATCACTTTCAAGCGTAAACTGGCAGCCGACCCCTGTTGTGCGTCCAGTGCTCAGGCGTAGAGACCTTCTAGAACTTTTTGACACCTCGGCGGATCTCTCCGGAGACGATCTGGACGTCTCTCGTTATGTCCGTGACAGCAGCTCGCCGGACGTATTTGTATACTGGCGTAGTTGGGAAGGTGAGAAGCCGTCTGAAAAAGACAAGGAGCTTCAGTCTCCACATGAGGAGGAGTTGTGCCGCATTTCTATTTCGCAGGCGGTCAAGTTTCTCAAGGACACAGCTTATAGCTTTAACCATCTTACCGAACGTTGGGAGCTTTGCGGAAAGTCGGTGGTTCCCGGCAAAACCTATCTTGTTCCAGCAAGTGCTGGCGGTTACACACCGGAACTTGGCTTTACTGGAAAGAAGCTTAAGAAAGGCGAGGAAGTCGAGGTCTTCAAAACGAGTGAAGTAGAGCCTGAATCAATGGATTCGGATCCACGCTCGTTCAAGAAGTCTTGGATTTCACTCGCGGACCACACTGAGCATGTTGTCACTGAATGCAAAGCGCTCCTAGTCAGCCTGGGGATCGATGGCCAGACCAGTGAGTTGATGTTGCGCGCCGCTCGCTGGCATGACGCAGGCAAGGCTCACGAAGTTTTCCAGCATGTTCTGGCCGCTGATAAAGCGCCAAATCCTGGTACATGGGCAAAATCTGCTCTCGAGGGGAATAAGCCAACCAGGAAGTTCTTCAGGCACGAGCTAGCCTCGATGCTTATCTACAAACAATACTTCCCCGAAGACGACTTGGGGGCCTTCATCATTCTGGCTCACCACGGGAAGGTAAGGTTGAGCCTGCGTGCCCTACCCGATGAAAATCGACCAGGCGCGGCTGACACAGTATTCGCGCGAGGCGTATGGCATGGTGACGTGGTCAGAGCTGCGGAACTTGGTGGAGGAACACGCTTTGATGACACCGATTTGGACCTTTCGTTTGTCCGCCTAGGACCGAACTCGTGGGCAGAACGCATGCTTCGATTGCGAGACTCGCCTGATATGGGGCCATTTCGAATGGGCTACTTGGAGGCGATCTTACGAAGTGCCGACCAACGTGCGAGCGCCAAGGAGGCCGGAAATGTTTGA
- a CDS encoding type II toxin-antitoxin system HicB family antitoxin gives MNFEELASRYSYNVSWSPEDEVYIGRVVEWQSLAAHADSPEQALAEILNVVAIAIEDCEEDGDEYPMPINQRGFSGRFNVRLPQHLHRDLVLFAERNNVSLNQAVTELLSGAVAKHL, from the coding sequence ATGAACTTTGAAGAATTGGCGAGCAGGTATAGCTACAACGTGTCGTGGTCGCCGGAAGACGAGGTTTATATCGGGCGAGTTGTGGAATGGCAGAGTCTGGCTGCGCACGCCGATTCCCCAGAACAGGCGCTAGCGGAAATCCTCAACGTTGTGGCAATTGCCATAGAGGATTGCGAAGAAGACGGAGACGAATACCCGATGCCGATAAACCAACGGGGATTTAGTGGCCGTTTCAATGTCAGGTTGCCCCAACACCTGCACAGGGACTTGGTCCTATTCGCAGAACGCAACAACGTTTCGTTGAATCAGGCAGTAACCGAACTACTCTCCGGTGCAGTAGCGAAGCACCTCTAA
- a CDS encoding type II toxin-antitoxin system HicA family toxin — MEEDILYLQQSKTVRFARLVRICTKWFGEPRVTGSHHVFKTPWKGDPRVNLQRAGKDAKPYQVKQVIAALERLSGGNEDEL, encoded by the coding sequence ATGGAAGAAGACATCTTGTATCTCCAACAAAGCAAGACTGTTCGTTTTGCTAGGCTGGTTCGGATTTGCACCAAGTGGTTTGGAGAACCGAGAGTCACGGGTAGCCATCATGTGTTCAAGACTCCATGGAAGGGCGATCCGAGAGTTAATCTTCAAAGGGCCGGCAAGGATGCAAAGCCTTATCAGGTTAAACAAGTTATCGCGGCGCTCGAAAGGCTGTCTGGAGGAAATGAAGATGAACTTTGA
- the cas7g gene encoding type I-G CRISPR-associated RAMP protein Csb1/Cas7g → MNFEALKNESRVLLEVPLKPLQGTRFQPTGFPDLGPATYTLNDGTAMVLVESAQSMANRLEEVCWDDAKGDWVEPLKGLPLVDVEDDKGARITNTLIESHRINSPYILESKDKSFFDTFKSEIGLEDKGRVDISKLAEVLLKYDVNALLHGVFIAKKELAGGRLRLPRAVSAFIEASNITVAASGGVKMDNFDPKGPAKDGFGHVPFHREEFTGNIVAYFNLDLAQIRGYRLGEDVENLLIALAFFKIQRFLRDGLRLRTACDLEPAGDLVVKRPVGFVPPSLESLEKELPNLVQKAKDKFANPARTVVKYVS, encoded by the coding sequence ATGAATTTTGAAGCACTGAAGAACGAATCGCGCGTATTGCTGGAAGTTCCGTTGAAGCCCCTTCAAGGAACTCGATTTCAACCCACCGGATTTCCCGATTTGGGACCTGCCACTTACACGTTAAATGATGGCACCGCCATGGTTTTAGTGGAGTCGGCGCAATCAATGGCAAATCGCCTCGAGGAAGTCTGCTGGGACGATGCGAAAGGAGACTGGGTTGAACCTTTGAAAGGGCTCCCATTGGTGGATGTTGAGGACGATAAGGGTGCTCGCATTACTAACACGCTCATTGAGTCCCATAGAATCAATTCCCCGTACATCCTTGAGAGTAAGGACAAGTCATTCTTCGACACGTTCAAGAGCGAAATCGGCCTTGAAGACAAGGGCCGTGTCGACATCAGCAAACTCGCCGAAGTCTTGCTCAAGTACGATGTGAACGCACTCTTGCATGGTGTGTTCATTGCGAAGAAAGAGCTTGCGGGCGGTCGTTTGCGCTTACCACGCGCGGTGTCCGCGTTCATTGAAGCGTCCAACATTACCGTCGCCGCATCAGGAGGCGTCAAGATGGACAACTTCGATCCAAAAGGTCCTGCCAAAGACGGATTCGGACACGTTCCATTCCATCGGGAAGAATTCACTGGGAACATCGTTGCGTACTTCAATTTGGATCTTGCCCAGATCCGTGGTTATCGCCTGGGTGAAGACGTGGAAAATCTGCTGATCGCCTTGGCGTTCTTCAAGATTCAGCGCTTCTTGCGCGACGGGCTGAGGTTGCGCACCGCGTGTGACTTGGAGCCTGCCGGTGATTTGGTTGTGAAACGACCAGTAGGCTTTGTTCCACCGTCCCTAGAATCCTTAGAGAAAGAGCTCCCGAATCTAGTTCAAAAGGCAAAGGACAAATTCGCTAATCCTGCACGCACCGTCGTCAAATACGTGAGCTGA
- the cas8g1 gene encoding type I-G CRISPR-associated protein Cas8g1/Csx17, translating into MFELELKGCRTRPLAHYLKSIAVLRLVSQQVDPEARGFWRSDHFVLQSSLDREELLSFFAHGYEPSPIIAPWNGGSGFYPKDNSTALETILGSTAPRFSRYQESIRAAQRVVEEFGLDGKPDSDTKGELINQMRNRLPDDAVEWIDAALVMTTELSSGDFKDVPKFPPVLGTGGNDGRLEFTNNFMQRLLDALSPNGEPLEGSLGWLASALFEDLTQIAGSGAIGQFYPSAAGGANSTTGFEGNSAFNVWDFILMMEGAIAFSSAAVKRLEADPNGALSAPFVVRQTTSGYASSSDQDKSRAEMWLPLWEEPASFPSIQALLGEGRARVGRRNASNGLDFARAVALLGIDRGITAFERYGFQERNGLSTFAIPLSRFEVRPNPDVELLRSIDAWLSIFLSRAGGEHAPGSVRRVGRQLEDAVMKMTQRPGHSSTQDVLVALGRAQAALSNSHKWAQENVRPMPELKENWLERASDNSSEWRLASALASIQVNGHGKLRTAIEPVTDKGDWVKEYTPDHVREGNVEDLLHGLLHRWLLELENKPSREPQSANPNPNWFVEASRFARLEDINHFLNHQVDEARLYDLIRALMLVKPVEDTKQAESDVIVPLDYGIVRLAHSPWLVREVGPSRDPAILRQLVAGKNGVISAGRRLKVSGLAPAVNTKDIDVSQTRAKRIAAVIAFPISLQSINKIADYILKPKQD; encoded by the coding sequence ATGTTTGAACTTGAACTCAAAGGCTGTCGTACTCGGCCGCTGGCCCACTACCTGAAATCCATAGCTGTCTTACGACTGGTTTCTCAACAGGTGGACCCGGAAGCCCGCGGCTTCTGGCGATCCGACCACTTCGTGCTTCAATCCAGCCTCGACCGCGAAGAGTTGTTGAGCTTCTTTGCCCACGGTTATGAGCCGTCGCCGATCATTGCGCCCTGGAACGGTGGGAGCGGGTTTTATCCCAAGGATAACTCCACCGCGCTCGAGACCATTCTTGGAAGCACTGCGCCGAGATTTTCTCGGTATCAGGAGTCGATTCGCGCTGCACAAAGAGTCGTTGAAGAGTTTGGTTTGGATGGAAAGCCCGACTCGGATACCAAGGGTGAACTCATCAACCAAATGCGCAACCGTCTTCCGGATGATGCGGTGGAATGGATTGATGCTGCTCTTGTGATGACCACGGAGTTGTCGTCCGGCGACTTCAAGGACGTTCCCAAGTTTCCGCCCGTCCTGGGGACCGGCGGCAACGATGGACGTTTGGAATTCACAAATAACTTCATGCAGCGACTTCTGGATGCTTTGAGCCCAAACGGGGAACCTCTCGAAGGTTCTTTGGGATGGCTTGCTTCAGCGCTATTCGAGGACCTAACTCAAATCGCTGGTTCGGGGGCAATTGGCCAGTTTTACCCGTCGGCCGCAGGCGGGGCCAACTCCACAACCGGATTCGAAGGAAACTCTGCGTTCAACGTCTGGGATTTCATCCTCATGATGGAAGGCGCAATCGCGTTCTCTTCTGCAGCAGTGAAGCGCCTTGAAGCAGACCCAAATGGAGCATTAAGTGCACCATTTGTGGTGCGACAAACGACATCGGGATACGCGTCCTCGTCTGACCAAGACAAGTCACGGGCGGAAATGTGGCTTCCACTTTGGGAAGAGCCAGCCTCTTTTCCAAGCATTCAGGCTTTGCTTGGTGAAGGACGTGCCAGAGTAGGTCGGCGCAACGCAAGCAACGGGCTTGATTTTGCACGTGCGGTGGCATTGCTTGGAATCGATCGCGGTATCACAGCTTTTGAAAGGTATGGCTTTCAGGAGCGCAATGGGCTCTCAACGTTCGCCATTCCCCTTTCACGCTTCGAGGTGCGGCCGAATCCTGATGTTGAGCTTTTGAGGAGTATTGATGCTTGGTTGAGCATCTTCCTTTCCCGTGCTGGGGGTGAACACGCTCCAGGCTCAGTCAGACGCGTGGGTCGACAGCTCGAAGACGCGGTTATGAAAATGACCCAGCGGCCGGGACACTCATCTACGCAAGATGTGTTGGTAGCTCTGGGTCGGGCACAAGCAGCCCTATCGAACAGCCACAAATGGGCGCAGGAAAATGTACGCCCGATGCCAGAACTGAAAGAAAACTGGCTTGAAAGAGCGAGCGACAACTCTTCGGAGTGGCGACTCGCCTCCGCATTGGCTTCAATACAAGTCAATGGTCACGGCAAGCTGCGTACGGCGATCGAACCGGTCACGGACAAGGGCGACTGGGTGAAAGAATACACGCCAGATCACGTCCGTGAGGGTAACGTCGAGGATCTCTTGCACGGACTCTTACATCGTTGGCTACTTGAACTCGAGAACAAGCCTAGTCGCGAGCCACAGTCGGCCAATCCAAACCCGAATTGGTTTGTCGAGGCGAGCCGCTTTGCCAGACTTGAAGACATCAATCACTTCCTAAACCATCAGGTTGATGAGGCGAGGCTCTATGATCTCATTCGCGCACTGATGTTGGTGAAGCCCGTTGAGGACACCAAACAGGCTGAGAGTGACGTTATCGTTCCATTGGATTACGGGATCGTTCGACTTGCTCATTCCCCCTGGTTGGTCCGCGAGGTGGGACCAAGCCGTGACCCAGCAATCTTGAGGCAGCTGGTTGCGGGGAAAAATGGGGTAATCTCGGCCGGGCGTAGGCTTAAGGTAAGCGGTCTGGCCCCGGCAGTGAACACAAAAGACATTGATGTCTCGCAGACCCGCGCAAAACGGATCGCTGCGGTGATTGCATTTCCGATTTCACTACAATCAATCAATAAGATTGCAGACTACATACTCAAACCAAAACAAGACTGA